A DNA window from Mya arenaria isolate MELC-2E11 chromosome 17, ASM2691426v1 contains the following coding sequences:
- the LOC128222944 gene encoding uncharacterized protein LOC128222944, with translation MYFCKRVRELFVILLVIESSLCDVNEPRCYSRFDYDEKMMEKLVRTEIKMEELLGKLEDLEKRHNNIATEVDNSVKEIHDLGKKHGDLKTELDNSVKEIHDLGKKHDDLKIELDNSKAAVETFENMTKSDIDGLEKSIEMNDQRLDAMYTNITESKLQASVAFFTRPLSHITTSSGQTLVFDFVTTDVGGGYSPGTGVFTAPADGLYVFSITVMVQMSSSGSSANFSLKKNDIPVMWLYANDKDSVYETPSGTGLLSLQVGDTVHVTCETSGRFIHGSFTFFSGFKL, from the exons atgtatttctgcAAACGTGTTCGGGAATTATTTGTCATACTTCTCGTCATTGAATCCTCTTTGTGTGACGTGAATGAACCTCGATGTTACAGCCGGTTTGACTACGACGAGAAAATGATGGAGAAATTGGTTAGAACTGAGATCAAGATGGAGGAACTTCTCGGTAAATTAGAAGATCTGGAGAAGAGACACAACAACATTGCAACTGAGGTGGACAATTCAGTAAAGGAAATACACGATCTGGGAAAGAAACATGGCGATTTGAAAACCGAACTGGACAATTCAGTGAAGGAAATACACGATCTGGGAAAGAAACACGACGATTTGAAAATCGAACTGGACAATTCAAAGGCTGCCGtggaaacatttgaaaacatgacAAAGTCTGATATTGACGGCCTTGAAAAATCCATCGAGATGAACGATCAACGTCTCGATGCTatgtacacaaatattacaG AGAGTAAGCTCCAAGCTTCCGTCGCCTTCTTCACCAGACCTCTATCACATATTACAACATCTAGCGGACAAACGCTAGTGTTCGACTTCGTGACCACAGACGTTGGCGGCGGTTACAGCCCGGGGACAGGCGTGTTCACCGCCCCAGCAGACGGTCTCTACGTGTTCTCCATCACTGTAATGGTTCAAATGTCCTCGTCGGGGTCTTCAGCtaatttttctttaaagaagAACGACATTCCTGTAATGTGGCTTTATGCAAACGACAAGGATAGTGTTTACGAGACGCCTTCGGGAACTGGCCTTCTCTCCCTGCAGGTTGGGGACACAGTTCACGTTACGTGTGAAACTAGTGGACGGTTTATTCATGGCTCATTCACGTTTTTCTCCGGTTTCAAGCTGTAG
- the LOC128222943 gene encoding protein odr-4 homolog gives MGRTILADERIQAYVENLLQSKTWFLGVIIGKLTSQKDFAVHLVRTPEPLDDQASSDDDEAATVSERKKRRRSQTKPSELGDMQEQWAATHARQVTMMLPGGLNVIGIFAVAPPAMMQAAQSKLRQVLFAIQKQEKKSQMSELGDSIGDRILLQICSSTRKYTCRTIDVTDTKSTFRPAEWKTQGGQERWQRLETQMAVNIPLNIAQTSRQTGLAKQIQVGLQPYIGRVCTSLILVDDSLRQEVDALDQSTEKRGKSRDKVTTENQSAHKCSVLLKQGTSGDVPEPSVKVCSTQLVIKGTLHGRAYVTSKATVADAQNSMRTDIVRSVLSRCELLSDDIQVVEEDVESHEVYSTPRRVFFPLPGTSLQLCDYMFQDEKASEVKGRVRELLDLKLEDDDLDFTHERPPTEEDCSQLVATETESGEVKGDNSNGAPGMKYYMMAGIGAVTAFLAAGLSYIYGQDT, from the exons CTGACGAGCCAAAAGGACTTTGCAGTTCACCTTGTGCGGACCCCAGAGCCATTGGATGACCAGGCGAGTAGCGATGATGACGAAGCTGCTACAGTCTCAGAGAGGAAGAAACGTCGCAGGTCACAGACAAAGCCTTCAGAACTTGGAGACATGCAG GAGCAATGGGCAGCCACACATGCCAGACAGGTAACCATGATGCTGCCCGGGGGACTGAATGTTATCGGGATATTCGCAGTCGCCCCTCCCGCGATGATGCAAGCTGCTCAGAGCAAACTCAGACAG GTGTTGTTTGCGATACAAAAGCAGGAGAAGAAATCTCAGATGTCAGAGCTGGGAGACAGTATCGGGGACCGAATCCTCCTGCAGATCTGTTCCAGCACCAGAAA ATACACATGCCGAACAATAGATGTAACCGACACAAAG AGCACATTCAGACCAGCTGAGTGGAAGACCCAGGGAGGGCAGGAGAGGTGGCAGCGTCTTGAGACCCAGATGGCTGTAAATATTCCATTGAACATTGCTCAGACCTCCCGGCAGACTGGCCTAGCTAAACAGATACAG GTTGGCCTTCAGCCCTACATTGGTCGTGTGTGTACCAGTCTAATCTTGGTGGATGACAGTCTACGACAGGAAGTAGATGCACTTGACCAGTCTACAGAGAAGCGGGGAAAATCAAGGGACAAGGTCACAACAGAGAACCAGTCGGCTCATAAATGTAGTGTGCTCTTGAAACAG GGCACATCTGGAGATGTACCAGAACCCAGTGTTAAGGTTTGTTCAACACAGCTCGTCATCAAGGGCACACTCCATGGAAGAGCGTATGTCACTTCAAAGGCGACAGTAGCTGATGCCCAGAAC TCGATGCGTACAGACATTGTGCGGAGTGTGCTGTCCAGATGTGAGCTGCTCTCGGACGATATCCAAGTTGTGGAGGAGGATGTAG AGAGTCACGAGGTGTACAGCACACCAAGGCGAGTGTTTTTCCCTCTGCCAGGTACCAGTCTACAGCTGTGTGACTACATGTTTCAAGATGAGAAAGCATCTGAGGTTAAAGGTCGTGTACGGGAACTTCTCGACCTAAAGCTGGAAGATGATGACCTTGACTTCACGCATGAGCGACCTCCAA CGGAGGAGGACTGCAGCCAACTGGTTGCCACGGAGACAGAGTCAGGAGAGGTAAAGGGAGACAACTCCAACGGTGCCCCGGGAATGAAATACTACATGA tGGCAGGGATTGGAGCAGTTACAGCATTCTTGGCAGCTGGTCTGTCATACATCTATGGCCAGGATACATGA